In a genomic window of Nitrospira sp. ND1:
- the alr gene encoding alanine racemase, whose protein sequence is MYTPSQFPPTSVSVDLNALAQNLAHVRRLAPRSEVLAIVKANAYGHGALELTRTLQQLAVHRFGVATVDEGIALRQAGIHDAILVMGPTVPAQFPDLIAHRLTPVLYRSDMVQVFAATISPNAAPYSVHVKIETGMGRLGVLPQEVPDLVAMPAFCATLRLEGLMTHLADADNTETTHTEKQLAEFQQTLDTLRQRGISCPLTHAANSAGIIKYPASLYSLVRPGIMLYGYHTLSNAAAAPELKPILTWKATIAHLHNIQPGDSVSYNRTFVASRRSRIAVLPMGYADGYNRLLSNRGMVLIGGRRVPVVGRVCMDMTMVDVTDVPGVQVGHEAILIGQQGQERITAADLAAWQQTIPYEVLCAIGQRVPRHYLPLLSADKTSSPKK, encoded by the coding sequence GTGTACACGCCGTCTCAGTTCCCCCCAACCTCCGTCTCAGTCGATCTGAATGCTCTCGCGCAGAATCTCGCTCACGTGCGTCGTCTTGCGCCGCGTTCCGAGGTACTGGCTATCGTCAAGGCGAATGCCTATGGCCATGGCGCCCTCGAACTCACACGCACGCTGCAACAACTAGCCGTCCATCGGTTCGGTGTTGCTACAGTGGATGAGGGCATCGCGCTTCGCCAGGCGGGCATTCATGATGCCATTTTGGTCATGGGCCCGACGGTACCGGCACAATTTCCAGACCTGATCGCGCATCGTCTGACTCCCGTGCTGTACCGGTCCGATATGGTCCAAGTTTTTGCCGCAACCATTTCGCCCAATGCCGCGCCCTACTCCGTGCATGTCAAAATCGAGACCGGCATGGGTCGCTTGGGCGTCCTCCCTCAAGAGGTGCCCGACCTCGTCGCCATGCCGGCCTTTTGCGCCACGCTACGGCTCGAAGGCCTCATGACTCACCTGGCTGATGCGGACAATACCGAGACCACACACACGGAGAAGCAACTCGCGGAGTTCCAGCAGACACTCGACACGTTGCGCCAACGCGGGATCTCCTGTCCCCTGACACACGCCGCCAACAGCGCCGGGATCATCAAGTATCCCGCAAGCCTCTATTCCCTCGTGCGACCCGGAATCATGCTGTATGGCTACCATACCCTGTCTAACGCAGCCGCCGCGCCTGAATTGAAACCGATCCTCACCTGGAAAGCGACCATCGCACACCTGCACAACATCCAGCCGGGCGACAGCGTCAGCTACAACCGGACCTTCGTCGCCTCGCGGCGATCGCGGATCGCGGTCCTCCCGATGGGCTATGCGGACGGCTACAATCGCCTCCTGTCCAATCGAGGCATGGTGTTGATCGGAGGACGAAGGGTGCCGGTGGTCGGACGTGTCTGCATGGACATGACGATGGTCGATGTGACAGACGTGCCCGGCGTGCAAGTCGGCCATGAAGCCATCCTCATCGGACAGCAGGGACAAGAGCGCATCACCGCAGCCGATCTCGCCGCCTGGCAGCAGACCATTCCCTATGAAGTGCTCTGCGCCATCGGCCAGCGTGTGCCTCGCCACTATCTCCCGCTGCTAT
- the pyrH gene encoding UMP kinase, with amino-acid sequence MSSAHYRRILLKVSGEMLAGEQGYGVQPSILEGLAEEIADVVAMDVEVAVVIGGGNIFRGLAASARGMERASADYMGMLATVLNALALQNALEGKGVSTRVQSAIEMRQLAEGYIRRRAIRHLEKKRVVIFAGGTGNPYFSTDTAASLRAMEIGAQVIMKGTKVDGIYDSDPVKNPQAKKYAEIPFLSILTQNLKVMDSTAISLCMDNRLPLIVFNLKEKGNFKRVVQGEPIGTLVTVESR; translated from the coding sequence ATGAGTTCTGCCCACTACCGCCGCATCCTGCTGAAAGTCAGCGGAGAAATGCTGGCCGGTGAGCAGGGCTATGGCGTTCAACCCTCGATTCTCGAAGGGCTGGCAGAAGAAATTGCCGACGTCGTCGCGATGGACGTCGAAGTGGCCGTTGTCATCGGCGGCGGCAATATCTTCCGCGGCTTGGCCGCCAGTGCGCGCGGCATGGAGCGGGCCTCCGCCGACTACATGGGCATGCTCGCCACGGTGTTGAATGCACTCGCCCTCCAGAATGCGCTGGAAGGCAAAGGCGTCAGCACCCGCGTCCAGTCGGCGATCGAGATGCGGCAGCTGGCCGAGGGCTACATTCGCCGCCGCGCAATCCGACATCTGGAAAAAAAGCGCGTTGTGATCTTCGCCGGAGGCACGGGAAACCCCTATTTCTCCACCGACACTGCGGCCTCCTTGCGCGCGATGGAAATCGGCGCGCAGGTCATCATGAAGGGCACCAAGGTCGACGGCATTTACGACAGCGACCCGGTCAAGAATCCACAAGCCAAGAAGTATGCAGAGATTCCGTTCCTGTCGATTCTCACCCAGAACCTCAAGGTAATGGACTCCACGGCCATCAGCTTGTGCATGGATAACCGGTTGCCATTGATCGTCTTCAATTTGAAAGAGAAGGGAAACTTTAAACGTGTCGTCCAGGGCGAACCTATCGGGACCCTGGTCACCGTAGAAAGTCGCTAA
- a CDS encoding bifunctional nuclease family protein, with protein sequence MITQMRVKGLIFDPYNNAYIVVLRDEENSDMLPIWVGKSEASAIGLALESVTAPRPMTHDLMKSFLETFDAKIISVVITDLNENTYFATIHLMYEDSEYTVDSRPSDAIALALRTSAPIFASEKVIKKQSSEELEQWLENLKPEDFGKLDT encoded by the coding sequence GTGATTACACAAATGCGGGTAAAGGGTCTGATCTTCGACCCCTACAACAACGCCTATATAGTGGTGTTGCGGGACGAAGAGAATTCGGACATGCTCCCGATCTGGGTCGGAAAATCAGAAGCCAGTGCCATCGGCCTTGCGCTGGAGAGTGTCACCGCACCGCGTCCCATGACCCACGACTTAATGAAGTCGTTCCTGGAAACGTTCGATGCGAAGATTATCAGCGTGGTGATTACAGATTTGAACGAGAACACCTATTTCGCCACGATTCACCTGATGTACGAAGACTCGGAATATACGGTCGATTCTCGCCCCAGCGACGCCATCGCGCTGGCGCTTCGGACCAGCGCGCCGATTTTTGCCAGCGAGAAGGTTATTAAGAAACAGTCTTCCGAAGAACTTGAACAGTGGCTTGAAAATTTGAAGCCGGAAGATTTCGGAAAACTGGACACCTAG
- the argC gene encoding N-acetyl-gamma-glutamyl-phosphate reductase: MTSVRVAVAGGSGYTGAELLRLLSQHPNVQLTAVTSEKSAGTPVSAVYPHLQGIVPLTFEALAPEALAERADVLFLALPHTKSMGPVASCMKAGKRVIDLSADFRLKDARTYETWYQTTHAHPDLIGSAVYGLPELHRSAIAQARLVASPGCYPTAAILQLAPLIAHGLIVPDTIVIDAKSGVSGAGRSPALPYHFPEAHESLEPYKIGQHRHIPEIEQELSGLAGTRGQAVTGETAGVTIAFTPHLVPMNRGILSTAYARMKGKLDVVELRALYRDFYKGERFVRLLEGAMPNPRHVRGANYCDLAVHTDTRAGWVVTVSAIDNLIKGAAGQAIQAMNLMLGYPEETGLVAPGIYP; encoded by the coding sequence ATGACGTCGGTACGAGTAGCAGTGGCAGGGGGCAGCGGATACACCGGAGCGGAGTTGCTACGGCTGCTGTCGCAACACCCCAACGTGCAATTGACTGCGGTGACTTCCGAAAAGTCAGCAGGAACCCCCGTCTCCGCCGTGTATCCCCATTTGCAGGGCATCGTGCCGCTGACCTTCGAAGCCCTGGCGCCTGAGGCCCTGGCAGAACGCGCCGATGTACTCTTCCTCGCCCTTCCCCATACAAAATCCATGGGCCCGGTAGCGAGTTGCATGAAAGCCGGCAAGCGCGTGATCGACCTGAGCGCAGACTTCAGACTCAAAGATGCTCGCACATACGAAACCTGGTATCAGACCACACACGCGCATCCCGACCTGATCGGAAGCGCCGTCTATGGCCTGCCGGAACTGCATCGATCCGCCATCGCACAGGCTCGACTTGTCGCCTCCCCCGGCTGCTACCCGACCGCCGCGATTCTGCAACTGGCGCCGTTGATCGCCCATGGCCTCATCGTGCCGGACACCATTGTGATTGATGCAAAATCTGGCGTGTCGGGCGCAGGAAGAAGTCCTGCCCTGCCCTACCACTTCCCCGAAGCACACGAATCACTGGAGCCCTATAAGATCGGCCAGCATCGACACATCCCGGAAATCGAACAGGAACTGAGCGGGCTGGCAGGAACTCGTGGACAGGCAGTCACAGGAGAGACCGCCGGTGTCACCATTGCGTTCACGCCGCACCTGGTTCCGATGAATCGAGGCATCTTGAGCACCGCCTATGCGCGCATGAAGGGTAAGCTCGATGTCGTCGAACTGCGGGCGCTCTATCGGGACTTCTACAAGGGAGAACGATTCGTGCGACTGCTCGAAGGCGCGATGCCGAATCCCCGACATGTGCGAGGCGCCAACTACTGCGATCTCGCAGTCCACACCGATACGCGAGCCGGCTGGGTCGTGACCGTGTCGGCCATCGACAACCTGATCAAGGGAGCAGCAGGACAAGCGATTCAGGCTATGAATCTCATGCTCGGCTATCCGGAAGAGACGGGCCTGGTGGCGCCGGGTATCTATCCATAA
- the tsf gene encoding translation elongation factor Ts gives MASLSELVKELREKTGAGILDCQKALTENGNSIDKAIDYLRQKGLAAAQKKAGRETNQGLIHAYIHAGGKIGVLIEVNCETDFVARNEQFKAFVNDLALQVAAASPSYVRREEIAEDVVAKERSIYEGQAKELGKPPAAWPKIIEGKLEKFYQENCLLEQAFIKDPSVVIKDLLAQQIAKIGENMNVRRFTRFQLGQA, from the coding sequence ATGGCAAGTTTGAGTGAGCTCGTCAAAGAGTTACGTGAAAAAACAGGGGCCGGCATTCTGGATTGCCAGAAGGCCCTGACTGAGAACGGGAACAGCATCGACAAAGCGATCGATTATCTCCGGCAGAAGGGCTTGGCGGCGGCCCAGAAAAAGGCCGGTCGTGAGACCAACCAGGGCTTGATCCATGCCTATATCCATGCCGGTGGAAAGATCGGTGTGCTCATCGAAGTCAATTGTGAAACCGACTTCGTGGCGCGGAATGAGCAGTTCAAAGCGTTTGTGAACGATCTGGCGCTGCAGGTGGCGGCCGCCAGCCCGTCCTACGTCCGACGGGAAGAGATTGCCGAAGATGTCGTCGCGAAAGAGCGCAGCATCTACGAAGGGCAAGCCAAGGAACTCGGCAAGCCACCGGCCGCCTGGCCGAAAATCATCGAGGGCAAGCTCGAGAAGTTCTACCAGGAAAATTGCTTGCTCGAACAGGCCTTCATCAAGGATCCATCCGTCGTCATCAAGGATCTGCTGGCGCAACAAATCGCCAAAATCGGCGAGAACATGAATGTCCGCCGATTCACACGATTCCAACTAGGCCAAGCATGA
- the rpsB gene encoding 30S ribosomal protein S2, whose translation MGVVAIKELLEAGVHFGHQTNRWNPKMKRFLFGERNGVYIIDLQQTVERMEQAYAFARDTVAAGDSVLFVGTKRQAAEILEEEAKRANQFYINQRWLGGMLTNFQTIRRSIDKMKKMEATLADPAHQGHTKKELGQMQKEVVKLQKNLSGIRNMRALPGAVFILDTRIEHIAILEASRLEIPVIAIVDSNCDPDHIQYPIPGNDDAIRSIKLIISRIADACLEGAHLRTQREETEFASAPAGGGAKPSANLAGVAAS comes from the coding sequence ATGGGAGTAGTTGCGATTAAGGAATTACTGGAAGCGGGCGTCCACTTCGGACACCAGACGAATCGTTGGAACCCCAAGATGAAGCGATTCCTGTTCGGGGAACGAAACGGCGTCTACATTATCGACCTTCAACAGACCGTCGAACGCATGGAACAAGCCTATGCCTTCGCGCGCGACACCGTGGCGGCCGGTGACTCCGTCTTGTTCGTCGGTACCAAGCGCCAAGCGGCGGAGATTTTAGAGGAAGAGGCCAAGCGGGCCAACCAGTTCTACATCAACCAGCGCTGGTTGGGCGGCATGCTGACCAACTTCCAGACCATCCGCCGTAGCATCGACAAAATGAAAAAAATGGAAGCGACCCTCGCTGATCCGGCGCATCAGGGCCATACGAAGAAAGAGCTCGGACAGATGCAGAAGGAAGTCGTCAAGCTGCAGAAGAACCTGTCGGGCATCCGCAACATGCGCGCCCTGCCCGGCGCGGTGTTTATTCTGGATACCCGCATCGAGCACATTGCGATCCTCGAGGCCAGCCGGCTGGAAATTCCGGTCATTGCCATCGTCGATTCGAACTGCGATCCCGATCACATTCAATACCCCATCCCGGGCAACGATGACGCCATCCGTTCCATCAAACTGATTATTTCCCGGATCGCGGACGCGTGCCTTGAAGGGGCGCACCTCCGTACCCAGCGAGAAGAAACAGAGTTTGCATCGGCACCAGCCGGTGGCGGCGCTAAACCGTCGGCAAATTTGGCCGGCGTGGCCGCCTCCTGA
- the frr gene encoding ribosome recycling factor has protein sequence MSTAQEVKQRVTEKMDHAIEHLKRDLAGLRTGRASVALVDGIKVDYYGTMTPLKQVANVATPEARLITIQPWEQNLIREIEKAIQTSDLGLTPSNDGKLIRIPLPPLTEERRKELIKVCKKHGEEVKVQIRGFRRDGNEELKKLQKDTKLTEDELRKSEAEIQKLTDQYVQKIDDVMKKKEGEILEV, from the coding sequence ATGTCGACGGCGCAAGAAGTGAAACAACGCGTAACCGAAAAGATGGACCACGCGATCGAACATTTGAAACGCGACCTGGCTGGACTGCGTACCGGTCGCGCATCCGTGGCACTGGTGGACGGCATTAAAGTCGACTACTACGGAACCATGACACCGCTGAAGCAGGTTGCCAACGTTGCTACCCCCGAAGCCCGGCTCATTACCATCCAGCCCTGGGAACAGAACCTCATCAGAGAAATCGAGAAGGCGATCCAAACCTCGGACCTCGGCTTGACGCCCTCTAATGATGGCAAACTCATCCGCATTCCACTTCCACCGCTCACTGAGGAGCGCCGGAAAGAACTTATTAAGGTCTGCAAAAAACACGGCGAAGAAGTGAAGGTGCAGATTCGCGGCTTCCGCCGGGATGGCAACGAAGAACTCAAGAAGCTGCAGAAAGACACGAAGCTGACCGAAGATGAACTGCGCAAGTCGGAAGCCGAAATTCAAAAACTCACCGATCAATATGTGCAGAAAATCGACGACGTGATGAAGAAAAAAGAAGGCGAGATCCTGGAAGTCTAG
- the rplM gene encoding 50S ribosomal protein L13, translating into MTKTYLEKPADVKRKWFLVDADGKTLGRLAAKVATLLRGKHKPTFTPHVDTGDHVVIVNAEKIRLTGNKMEDKTYSYHTGYPGGLKTLTAEHIHKKDPTKLLTRAIEGMLPKNPLGNQMAKKLRVYAGSTHPHHAQQLESLSL; encoded by the coding sequence ATGACAAAAACGTATCTTGAGAAGCCAGCTGATGTGAAACGGAAATGGTTCTTGGTGGATGCCGACGGCAAGACGCTCGGTCGCCTTGCGGCGAAGGTGGCCACCTTGCTTCGAGGCAAGCATAAACCGACGTTTACCCCCCACGTGGATACCGGCGACCATGTCGTCATCGTCAATGCGGAGAAGATCCGGTTGACCGGCAACAAGATGGAAGACAAGACCTATTCGTACCACACGGGATATCCAGGCGGACTCAAGACCCTCACCGCCGAACATATCCACAAGAAGGACCCGACGAAGCTCTTGACGCGCGCCATCGAAGGCATGTTGCCCAAGAATCCCCTTGGGAATCAGATGGCCAAGAAACTGCGCGTGTACGCAGGTTCAACCCATCCACATCACGCGCAGCAACTGGAATCACTTTCGCTGTGA
- a CDS encoding bifunctional nuclease family protein has product MDSANQQHEPSELVALTVKQVLDDGNTDTRIVVLKNDDATVTLPIWVGSAEGNAIRLAMERVVTPRPMSHDLIRSFADHLGVRIERVVITDVKGSTYYASVAFASKGVHRTLDARPSDAIALALRADCPIYATQDVLNRRTAVHLDAWINKLDTKNIEPQQA; this is encoded by the coding sequence ATGGACTCGGCGAATCAGCAGCATGAGCCCTCGGAGCTCGTCGCTTTGACCGTCAAGCAGGTGCTGGACGACGGCAACACCGATACCCGCATCGTCGTGCTGAAAAATGATGACGCGACGGTCACGCTGCCTATCTGGGTTGGATCTGCGGAAGGTAACGCAATTCGTCTCGCCATGGAGCGGGTGGTGACTCCCCGCCCTATGAGCCACGACCTCATTCGGAGCTTTGCGGATCATCTTGGCGTGCGGATTGAACGGGTTGTGATTACGGATGTGAAAGGCAGTACCTATTACGCCAGCGTGGCCTTTGCGTCGAAGGGCGTGCATCGTACCCTGGATGCCAGACCAAGCGACGCGATCGCCCTCGCACTTCGCGCGGACTGCCCGATCTATGCCACGCAAGATGTGCTCAACCGGCGCACGGCCGTTCACCTGGATGCGTGGATCAATAAACTCGACACTAAGAATATCGAACCCCAACAGGCGTGA
- the rpsI gene encoding 30S ribosomal protein S9 — MAAITQYATGKRKSAIARAWVTAAAGDIVVNEKPLEKAFPRMTLRNVIQFPFELAGVAGKYSVRATVYGGGPAGQAGALRHAISKALVVMSAAFRSPLKKEGLLTRDSRVKERKKYGQKGARKRFQYSKR; from the coding sequence ATGGCAGCAATTACGCAGTACGCAACTGGGAAGAGAAAGAGCGCGATCGCTCGTGCATGGGTGACCGCCGCTGCTGGTGATATCGTCGTCAACGAGAAGCCGCTGGAAAAAGCGTTTCCTCGCATGACCTTGCGGAATGTCATTCAATTTCCGTTTGAACTGGCCGGCGTGGCCGGTAAGTATTCCGTCCGGGCCACCGTCTATGGTGGTGGGCCTGCGGGTCAGGCTGGAGCCTTGCGGCATGCCATCTCGAAGGCGCTGGTCGTCATGAGCGCTGCATTCCGAAGCCCGCTCAAGAAGGAAGGTCTTCTGACCCGTGACTCCCGCGTGAAAGAGCGCAAAAAGTACGGCCAGAAGGGCGCCAGAAAGCGCTTCCAATACTCGAAACGATAA
- the argJ gene encoding bifunctional glutamate N-acetyltransferase/amino-acid acetyltransferase ArgJ, whose product MKIITGGVTAPIGFRAAGMYCGIKKKQKKQLDLALLVSEQEGPVAGVFTTNQVVAAPVVLDRLHLKKGIGRAILVNSGNANACTGPDGMRVAKEMAQLVATAVGSAPHTIFIGSTGVIGQPLPIDCIKNAVPSLLARVTRRGGNEAAQAIMTTDLKPKQVAVRARLGGRMVTVGGMAKGSGMIHPNMATMLGYLTTDAVIGRSALQTALSQAVDQSFNCITVDGDTSTNDTVLCLANGMAGNQTLKPGSADFRRFCAMVETVCRTLALKICWDGEGVTKVVRVEVTRARSTTAAKQIAQTIATSNLVKTALFGGDANWGRVMAALGRAGVPIDPSRVSLQFGDVPMVRNGQGLGRVAEQKLTKVFRAKEFTIRVDLAQGQAEAHMWTTDLSYEYVRINASYRS is encoded by the coding sequence ATGAAGATCATCACTGGAGGCGTCACTGCACCGATCGGCTTTCGGGCCGCCGGGATGTATTGCGGCATCAAGAAAAAGCAGAAGAAACAACTCGACTTGGCCCTGCTGGTCTCCGAGCAGGAGGGACCCGTCGCCGGCGTGTTCACCACCAATCAGGTCGTGGCTGCTCCAGTTGTGCTCGATCGCCTGCATCTGAAGAAGGGCATCGGCCGGGCCATCCTCGTCAACAGCGGGAACGCCAACGCCTGCACCGGACCCGACGGAATGCGAGTGGCCAAGGAGATGGCGCAGCTGGTTGCCACGGCCGTCGGCAGTGCGCCCCATACTATCTTCATCGGATCGACCGGCGTGATCGGCCAGCCACTTCCGATCGACTGCATCAAGAACGCCGTCCCGTCCCTCCTCGCTCGCGTCACGCGCCGCGGCGGAAACGAAGCGGCCCAGGCCATCATGACCACGGACCTCAAACCCAAACAGGTGGCGGTGCGCGCCCGCCTCGGAGGGCGGATGGTGACGGTGGGAGGAATGGCCAAGGGTTCCGGGATGATCCATCCCAACATGGCCACCATGCTGGGCTATCTCACAACCGATGCGGTCATCGGCCGGTCGGCGCTTCAGACAGCACTGAGTCAGGCAGTGGATCAATCGTTTAACTGTATTACCGTCGACGGCGATACGAGCACCAACGACACCGTCCTTTGCCTTGCGAACGGAATGGCAGGCAATCAGACACTCAAGCCAGGCTCTGCGGACTTTCGACGGTTCTGCGCCATGGTCGAAACAGTCTGTCGCACCCTTGCCTTAAAAATTTGCTGGGACGGCGAAGGCGTGACCAAGGTGGTTCGGGTGGAAGTCACACGCGCTCGATCCACGACGGCGGCCAAACAGATTGCCCAAACGATCGCCACCTCCAACCTGGTGAAGACCGCGCTCTTTGGCGGTGACGCCAACTGGGGGCGTGTGATGGCGGCCCTCGGACGCGCAGGGGTACCCATCGATCCCAGCCGGGTCAGCCTGCAATTCGGGGATGTCCCGATGGTCCGGAACGGTCAAGGACTGGGCCGCGTCGCCGAGCAGAAGCTGACCAAGGTCTTCCGCGCGAAGGAGTTTACGATTCGTGTCGACCTCGCACAGGGCCAAGCCGAGGCGCACATGTGGACGACCGATTTGTCCTACGAATACGTGCGGATCAACGCGAGTTACCGATCGTGA